Proteins co-encoded in one Pongo pygmaeus isolate AG05252 chromosome 23, NHGRI_mPonPyg2-v2.0_pri, whole genome shotgun sequence genomic window:
- the INPP5J gene encoding phosphatidylinositol 4,5-bisphosphate 5-phosphatase A isoform X1, translated as MEGRSSRGSRRPGTRAGLGSLPMPQGVAQTGAPSKVDSSFQLPAKKNAALGPSEPRLALAPVGPRAAMSASSEGPRLALASPRPILAPLCTPEGQKTASAHRSSSLAPTSVGQLVMSASAGPKPPPATTGSVLAPTSLGQLAMPASAGPRSPPATLGPNLALTSRDQKQEPPASVGPKPTLAASGLSLALASEEQPPELPSTPSPVPSPVLSPSQEQALAPASTASGPASVGQTPARKRDAPAPRLLPASEGHLQPPAQTSGPTGSPPSIQTSPDPRLSPSFRARPEALHSSPEDPVLPRPPQTLPLDVGQGPSEPGTHSPGLLSPTFRPGAPSGQTVPPPLPKPPRSPSRSPSRSPNRSPCVPPAPDMGLPRLGTQSTGPGRCLSPTLQAQEAPAPVTTSSSTSTLSSSPWSAQPTCKSDPGFRITVVTWNVGTAMPPDDVTSLLHLGGGDDNDGADMIAIGLQEVNSMLNKRLKDALFTDQWSELFMDALGPFNFVLVTHPSRPGGPETLLNSWLQLYPGSLWGPLGLCGWVRDMGGWRSRPEGGREGGGVVFCPPAAWPPPQVSSVRMQGVILLLFAKYYHLPFLRDVQTDCTRTGLGGYWGNKGGVSVRLAAFGHMLCFLNCHLPAHMDKAEQRKDNFQTILSLQQFQGPGAQGILDHDLVFWFGDLNFRIESYDLHFVKFAIDSDQLHQLWEKDQLNMAKNTWPILKGFQEGPLNFAPTFKFDVGTNKYDTSAKKRKPAWTDRILWKVKAPSGGPSPSGRKSHRLQVTQHSYRSHMEYTVSDHKPVAAQFLLQFAFRDDMPLVRLEVADEWVRPEQAVVRYRMETVFARSSWDWIGLYRVGFRHCKDYVAYVWAKHEDVDGNTYQVTFSEESLPKGHGDFILGYYSHNHSILIGVTEPFQISLPSSELASSSTDSSGTSSEGEDDSTLELLAPKSRSPSPGKSKRHRSRSPGLARFPGLALRPSSRERRGASRSPSPQSRRLSRVAPDRSSNGSSRGSSEEGPSGLPGPWAFPPAVPRSLGLLPALRLETVDPGGGGSWGPDREALAPNSLSPSPQVHRGLEEGGLGP; from the exons GTGGACTCAAGTTTTCAGCTCCCAGCAAAGAAGAACGCGGCCCTAGGACCCTCGGAACCAAGGTTGGCTCTGGCACCTGTAGGGCCACGGGCAGCTATGTCAGCTTCCTCGGAAGGACCGAGGCTGGCTCTGGCATCTCCCCGACCAATCCTGGCTCCACTGTGTACCCCTGAAGGGCAGAAAACAGCTTCTGCCCACCGCAGCTCCAGCCTGGCCCCAACATCTGTGGGCCAGCTGGTAATGTCTGCCTCAGCTGGACCAAAGCCTCCCCCAGCGACCACAGGCTCAGTTCTGGCTCCGACGTCCCTGGGGCAGCTGGCGATGCCTGCCTCAGCAGGGCCAAGATCTCCCCCAGCCACCCTGGGGCCCAATCTGGCCCTAACTTCCAGAGACCAGAAGCAGGAGCCACCTGCCTCCGTGGGACCCAAGCCAACACTGGCAGCCTCTGGCCTGAGCCTGGCCCTGGCTTCTGAGGAGCAGCCCCCAGAACTCCCCTCCACCCCTTCCCCAGTGCCCAGTCCAGTTCTGTCTCCATCTCAGGAACAGGCCCTGGCTCCAGCATCCACGGCATCAGGCCCAGCCTCTGTGGGACAGACACCAGCTAGAAAGAGGGATGCCCCAGCCCCTAGACTTCTCCCTGCTTCTGAGGGGCATCTCCAGCCTCCAGCTCAGACATCTGGTCCTACAGGCTCCCCACCCTCCATCCAAACCTCCCCAGACCCTCGGCTCTCCCCCTCCTTCCGAGCCCGGCCTGAGGCCCTCCACAGCAGCCCTGAGGATCCTGTTTTGCCACGGCCACCCCAGACCTTGCCCTTGGATGTGGGCCAGGGTCCTTCAGAGCCTGGCACCCACTCCCCTGGACTTCTGTCCCCCACCTTCCGGCCTGGGGCCCCCTCAGGCCAGACTGTGCCCCCACCTCTGCCCAAGCCACCGCGATCACCCAGCCGTTCCCCAAGCCGCTCCCCCAATCGCTCTCCCTGtgttcccccagcccctgacatgGGCCTCCCAAGGCTTGGCACCCAGAGTACAGGGCCTGGCAGGTGCCTGAGCCCCACCCTTCAGGCCCAAGAAGCCCCAGCCCCAGTCACCACCTCCTCTTCTACATCCACCCTGTCATCCTCCCCTTGGTCAGCTCAGCCTACCTGCAAGAGCGACCCCGGCTTCCG GATCACTGTGGTCACATGGAACGTGGGCACTGCCATGCCCCCAGACGATGTCACATCCCTCCTCCACCTGGGCGGTGGCGACGACAACGACGGCGCAGACATGATCGCCATAGG GTTGCAGGAAGTGAACTCCATGCTCAACAAGCGACTCAAGGACGCCCTCTTCACGGACCAGTGGAGTGAGCTGTTCATGGATGCGCTGGGGCCCTTCAACTTCGTGCTGGTAACGCACCCCTCACGCCCTGGAGGGCCAGAGACCCTGCTGAATTCCTGGCTCCAGCTGTACCCTGGCTCACTGTGGGGCCCGCTGGGCCTCTGTGGCTGGGTCCGTGACATGGGTGGGTGGAGGAGCAGACCTGAAGGTGGGCGCGAGGGCGGGGGAGTTGTGTTCTGTCCCCCAGCCGCGTGGCCTCCGCCGCAGGTGAGTTCGGTGAGGATGCAGGGTGTCATCCTGCTGCTGTTCGCCAAGTACTACCACCTGCCCTTCCTGCGAGACGTGCAGACCGACTGCACGCGCACTGGCCTGGGCGGCTACTGG GGTAACAAGGGTGGCGTGAGCGTGCGCCTGGCGGCCTTTGGGCACATGCTCTGCTTCCTGAACTGCCACTTGCCTGCGCATATGGACAAGGCGGAGCAGCGCAAGGACAACTTCCAGACCATCCTCAGCCTCCAGCAGTTCCAAGGGCCGGGCGCACAGGGCATCTTGGATCATGA CCTCGTGTTCTGGTTCGGGGACCTGAACTTCCGCATTGAGAGCTATGACCTGCACTTTGTCAAGTTTGCCATCGACAGTGACCAGCTCCATCAGCTCTGGGAGAAGGACCAG CTCAACATGGCCAAGAACACCTGGCCCATTCTGAAGGGCTTTCAGGAGGGGCCCCTCAACTTCGCTCCCACCTTCAAGTTTGATGTGGGTACCAACAAATACGATACCAG TGCCAAGAAACGGAAGCCAGCTTGGACAGACCGTATCCTATGGAAGGTGAAGGCTCCTAGTGGGGGTCCCAGCCCCTCAGGACGGAAGAGCCACCGACTCCAGGTGACGCAGCACAGCTACCGCAGCCACATGGAATACACAGTCAGCGACCACAAGCCTGTGGCTGCCCAGTTCCTCCTGCAG TTTGCCTTCAGGGACGACATGCCACTGGTGCGGCTGGAGGTGGCAGATGAGTGGGTGCGGCCCGAGCAGGCGGTGGTGAGGTACCGCATGGAAACAGTGTTCGCCCGCAGCTCCTGGGACTGGATCGGCTTGTACCGG GTGGGTTTCCGCCATTGCAAGGACTATGTGGCTTATGTCTGGGCCAAACATGAAGATGTGGACGGGAATACCTACCAG GTAACATTCAGTGAGGAATCACTGCCCAAGGGCCATGGAGACTTCATCCTGGGCTACTACAGCCACAACCACAGCATCCTCATCGGCGTCACTGAACCCTTCCAG ATCTCGCTGCCTTCCTCGGAGTTGGCCAGCAGCAGCACAGACAGCTCAGGCACCAGCTCAGAGGGAGAGGATGACAGCACGCTGGAGCTCCTGGCACCCAAGTCCCGCAGCCCCAGTCCTGGCAAGTCCAAGCGACACCGCAGCCGCAGCCCGGGACTGGCCAGGTTCCCTGGTCTTGCCCTACGGCCCTCATCCCGTGAACGCCGTGGTGCCAGCCGTAGCCCCTCACCCCAGAGCCGCCGCCTGTCCCGGGTGGCTCCTGACAGGAGCAGTAATGGCAGCAGCCGGGGCAGTAGTGAAGAGGGGCCCTCTGGGTTGCCTGGCCCCTGGGCCTTCCCACCAGCTGTGCCTCGAAGCCTGGGCCTGTTGCCCGCCTTGCGCCTAGAGACTGTAGACCCTGGTGGTGGTGGCTCCTGGGGACCTGATCGGGAGGCCCTGGCCCCCAACAGCCTGTCTCCCAGTCCCCAGGTCCATCGGGGGCTGGAGGAAGGGGGCCTGGGGCCCTGA
- the INPP5J gene encoding phosphatidylinositol 4,5-bisphosphate 5-phosphatase A isoform X6, producing MEGRSSRGSRRPGTRAGLGSLPMPQGVAQTGAPSKVDSSFQLPAKKNAALGPSEPRITVVTWNVGTAMPPDDVTSLLHLGGGDDNDGADMIAIGLQEVNSMLNKRLKDALFTDQWSELFMDALGPFNFVLVSSVRMQGVILLLFAKYYHLPFLRDVQTDCTRTGLGGYWGNKGGVSVRLAAFGHMLCFLNCHLPAHMDKAEQRKDNFQTILSLQQFQGPGAQGILDHDLVFWFGDLNFRIESYDLHFVKFAIDSDQLHQLWEKDQLNMAKNTWPILKGFQEGPLNFAPTFKFDVGTNKYDTSAKKRKPAWTDRILWKVKAPSGGPSPSGRKSHRLQVTQHSYRSHMEYTVSDHKPVAAQFLLQFAFRDDMPLVRLEVADEWVRPEQAVVRYRMETVFARSSWDWIGLYRVGFRHCKDYVAYVWAKHEDVDGNTYQVTFSEESLPKGHGDFILGYYSHNHSILIGVTEPFQISLPSSELASSSTDSSGTSSEGEDDSTLELLAPKSRSPSPGKSKRHRSRSPGLARFPGLALRPSSRERRGASRSPSPQSRRLSRVAPDRSSNGSSRGSSEEGPSGLPGPWAFPPAVPRSLGLLPALRLETVDPGGGGSWGPDREALAPNSLSPSPQVHRGLEEGGLGP from the exons GTGGACTCAAGTTTTCAGCTCCCAGCAAAGAAGAACGCGGCCCTAGGACCCTCGGAACCAAG GATCACTGTGGTCACATGGAACGTGGGCACTGCCATGCCCCCAGACGATGTCACATCCCTCCTCCACCTGGGCGGTGGCGACGACAACGACGGCGCAGACATGATCGCCATAGG GTTGCAGGAAGTGAACTCCATGCTCAACAAGCGACTCAAGGACGCCCTCTTCACGGACCAGTGGAGTGAGCTGTTCATGGATGCGCTGGGGCCCTTCAACTTCGTGCTG GTGAGTTCGGTGAGGATGCAGGGTGTCATCCTGCTGCTGTTCGCCAAGTACTACCACCTGCCCTTCCTGCGAGACGTGCAGACCGACTGCACGCGCACTGGCCTGGGCGGCTACTGG GGTAACAAGGGTGGCGTGAGCGTGCGCCTGGCGGCCTTTGGGCACATGCTCTGCTTCCTGAACTGCCACTTGCCTGCGCATATGGACAAGGCGGAGCAGCGCAAGGACAACTTCCAGACCATCCTCAGCCTCCAGCAGTTCCAAGGGCCGGGCGCACAGGGCATCTTGGATCATGA CCTCGTGTTCTGGTTCGGGGACCTGAACTTCCGCATTGAGAGCTATGACCTGCACTTTGTCAAGTTTGCCATCGACAGTGACCAGCTCCATCAGCTCTGGGAGAAGGACCAG CTCAACATGGCCAAGAACACCTGGCCCATTCTGAAGGGCTTTCAGGAGGGGCCCCTCAACTTCGCTCCCACCTTCAAGTTTGATGTGGGTACCAACAAATACGATACCAG TGCCAAGAAACGGAAGCCAGCTTGGACAGACCGTATCCTATGGAAGGTGAAGGCTCCTAGTGGGGGTCCCAGCCCCTCAGGACGGAAGAGCCACCGACTCCAGGTGACGCAGCACAGCTACCGCAGCCACATGGAATACACAGTCAGCGACCACAAGCCTGTGGCTGCCCAGTTCCTCCTGCAG TTTGCCTTCAGGGACGACATGCCACTGGTGCGGCTGGAGGTGGCAGATGAGTGGGTGCGGCCCGAGCAGGCGGTGGTGAGGTACCGCATGGAAACAGTGTTCGCCCGCAGCTCCTGGGACTGGATCGGCTTGTACCGG GTGGGTTTCCGCCATTGCAAGGACTATGTGGCTTATGTCTGGGCCAAACATGAAGATGTGGACGGGAATACCTACCAG GTAACATTCAGTGAGGAATCACTGCCCAAGGGCCATGGAGACTTCATCCTGGGCTACTACAGCCACAACCACAGCATCCTCATCGGCGTCACTGAACCCTTCCAG ATCTCGCTGCCTTCCTCGGAGTTGGCCAGCAGCAGCACAGACAGCTCAGGCACCAGCTCAGAGGGAGAGGATGACAGCACGCTGGAGCTCCTGGCACCCAAGTCCCGCAGCCCCAGTCCTGGCAAGTCCAAGCGACACCGCAGCCGCAGCCCGGGACTGGCCAGGTTCCCTGGTCTTGCCCTACGGCCCTCATCCCGTGAACGCCGTGGTGCCAGCCGTAGCCCCTCACCCCAGAGCCGCCGCCTGTCCCGGGTGGCTCCTGACAGGAGCAGTAATGGCAGCAGCCGGGGCAGTAGTGAAGAGGGGCCCTCTGGGTTGCCTGGCCCCTGGGCCTTCCCACCAGCTGTGCCTCGAAGCCTGGGCCTGTTGCCCGCCTTGCGCCTAGAGACTGTAGACCCTGGTGGTGGTGGCTCCTGGGGACCTGATCGGGAGGCCCTGGCCCCCAACAGCCTGTCTCCCAGTCCCCAGGTCCATCGGGGGCTGGAGGAAGGGGGCCTGGGGCCCTGA
- the INPP5J gene encoding phosphatidylinositol 4,5-bisphosphate 5-phosphatase A isoform X2 — translation MEGRSSRGSRRPGTRAGLGSLPMPQGVAQTGAPSKVDSSFQLPAKKNAALGPSEPRLALAPVGPRAAMSASSEGPRLALASPRPILAPLCTPEGQKTASAHRSSSLAPTSVGQLVMSASAGPKPPPATTGSVLAPTSLGQLAMPASAGPRSPPATLGPNLALTSRDQKQEPPASVGPKPTLAASGLSLALASEEQPPELPSTPSPVPSPVLSPSQEQALAPASTASGPASVGQTPARKRDAPAPRLLPASEGHLQPPAQTSGPTGSPPSIQTSPDPRLSPSFRARPEALHSSPEDPVLPRPPQTLPLDVGQGPSEPGTHSPGLLSPTFRPGAPSGQTVPPPLPKPPRSPSRSPSRSPNRSPCVPPAPDMGLPRLGTQSTGPGRCLSPTLQAQEAPAPVTTSSSTSTLSSSPWSAQPTCKSDPGFRITVVTWNVGTAMPPDDVTSLLHLGGGDDNDGADMIAIGLQEVNSMLNKRLKDALFTDQWSELFMDALGPFNFVLVSSVRMQGVILLLFAKYYHLPFLRDVQTDCTRTGLGGYWGNKGGVSVRLAAFGHMLCFLNCHLPAHMDKAEQRKDNFQTILSLQQFQGPGAQGILDHDLVFWFGDLNFRIESYDLHFVKFAIDSDQLHQLWEKDQLNMAKNTWPILKGFQEGPLNFAPTFKFDVGTNKYDTSAKKRKPAWTDRILWKVKAPSGGPSPSGRKSHRLQVTQHSYRSHMEYTVSDHKPVAAQFLLQFAFRDDMPLVRLEVADEWVRPEQAVVRYRMETVFARSSWDWIGLYRVGFRHCKDYVAYVWAKHEDVDGNTYQVTFSEESLPKGHGDFILGYYSHNHSILIGVTEPFQISLPSSELASSSTDSSGTSSEGEDDSTLELLAPKSRSPSPGKSKRHRSRSPGLARFPGLALRPSSRERRGASRSPSPQSRRLSRVAPDRSSNGSSRGSSEEGPSGLPGPWAFPPAVPRSLGLLPALRLETVDPGGGGSWGPDREALAPNSLSPSPQVHRGLEEGGLGP, via the exons GTGGACTCAAGTTTTCAGCTCCCAGCAAAGAAGAACGCGGCCCTAGGACCCTCGGAACCAAGGTTGGCTCTGGCACCTGTAGGGCCACGGGCAGCTATGTCAGCTTCCTCGGAAGGACCGAGGCTGGCTCTGGCATCTCCCCGACCAATCCTGGCTCCACTGTGTACCCCTGAAGGGCAGAAAACAGCTTCTGCCCACCGCAGCTCCAGCCTGGCCCCAACATCTGTGGGCCAGCTGGTAATGTCTGCCTCAGCTGGACCAAAGCCTCCCCCAGCGACCACAGGCTCAGTTCTGGCTCCGACGTCCCTGGGGCAGCTGGCGATGCCTGCCTCAGCAGGGCCAAGATCTCCCCCAGCCACCCTGGGGCCCAATCTGGCCCTAACTTCCAGAGACCAGAAGCAGGAGCCACCTGCCTCCGTGGGACCCAAGCCAACACTGGCAGCCTCTGGCCTGAGCCTGGCCCTGGCTTCTGAGGAGCAGCCCCCAGAACTCCCCTCCACCCCTTCCCCAGTGCCCAGTCCAGTTCTGTCTCCATCTCAGGAACAGGCCCTGGCTCCAGCATCCACGGCATCAGGCCCAGCCTCTGTGGGACAGACACCAGCTAGAAAGAGGGATGCCCCAGCCCCTAGACTTCTCCCTGCTTCTGAGGGGCATCTCCAGCCTCCAGCTCAGACATCTGGTCCTACAGGCTCCCCACCCTCCATCCAAACCTCCCCAGACCCTCGGCTCTCCCCCTCCTTCCGAGCCCGGCCTGAGGCCCTCCACAGCAGCCCTGAGGATCCTGTTTTGCCACGGCCACCCCAGACCTTGCCCTTGGATGTGGGCCAGGGTCCTTCAGAGCCTGGCACCCACTCCCCTGGACTTCTGTCCCCCACCTTCCGGCCTGGGGCCCCCTCAGGCCAGACTGTGCCCCCACCTCTGCCCAAGCCACCGCGATCACCCAGCCGTTCCCCAAGCCGCTCCCCCAATCGCTCTCCCTGtgttcccccagcccctgacatgGGCCTCCCAAGGCTTGGCACCCAGAGTACAGGGCCTGGCAGGTGCCTGAGCCCCACCCTTCAGGCCCAAGAAGCCCCAGCCCCAGTCACCACCTCCTCTTCTACATCCACCCTGTCATCCTCCCCTTGGTCAGCTCAGCCTACCTGCAAGAGCGACCCCGGCTTCCG GATCACTGTGGTCACATGGAACGTGGGCACTGCCATGCCCCCAGACGATGTCACATCCCTCCTCCACCTGGGCGGTGGCGACGACAACGACGGCGCAGACATGATCGCCATAGG GTTGCAGGAAGTGAACTCCATGCTCAACAAGCGACTCAAGGACGCCCTCTTCACGGACCAGTGGAGTGAGCTGTTCATGGATGCGCTGGGGCCCTTCAACTTCGTGCTG GTGAGTTCGGTGAGGATGCAGGGTGTCATCCTGCTGCTGTTCGCCAAGTACTACCACCTGCCCTTCCTGCGAGACGTGCAGACCGACTGCACGCGCACTGGCCTGGGCGGCTACTGG GGTAACAAGGGTGGCGTGAGCGTGCGCCTGGCGGCCTTTGGGCACATGCTCTGCTTCCTGAACTGCCACTTGCCTGCGCATATGGACAAGGCGGAGCAGCGCAAGGACAACTTCCAGACCATCCTCAGCCTCCAGCAGTTCCAAGGGCCGGGCGCACAGGGCATCTTGGATCATGA CCTCGTGTTCTGGTTCGGGGACCTGAACTTCCGCATTGAGAGCTATGACCTGCACTTTGTCAAGTTTGCCATCGACAGTGACCAGCTCCATCAGCTCTGGGAGAAGGACCAG CTCAACATGGCCAAGAACACCTGGCCCATTCTGAAGGGCTTTCAGGAGGGGCCCCTCAACTTCGCTCCCACCTTCAAGTTTGATGTGGGTACCAACAAATACGATACCAG TGCCAAGAAACGGAAGCCAGCTTGGACAGACCGTATCCTATGGAAGGTGAAGGCTCCTAGTGGGGGTCCCAGCCCCTCAGGACGGAAGAGCCACCGACTCCAGGTGACGCAGCACAGCTACCGCAGCCACATGGAATACACAGTCAGCGACCACAAGCCTGTGGCTGCCCAGTTCCTCCTGCAG TTTGCCTTCAGGGACGACATGCCACTGGTGCGGCTGGAGGTGGCAGATGAGTGGGTGCGGCCCGAGCAGGCGGTGGTGAGGTACCGCATGGAAACAGTGTTCGCCCGCAGCTCCTGGGACTGGATCGGCTTGTACCGG GTGGGTTTCCGCCATTGCAAGGACTATGTGGCTTATGTCTGGGCCAAACATGAAGATGTGGACGGGAATACCTACCAG GTAACATTCAGTGAGGAATCACTGCCCAAGGGCCATGGAGACTTCATCCTGGGCTACTACAGCCACAACCACAGCATCCTCATCGGCGTCACTGAACCCTTCCAG ATCTCGCTGCCTTCCTCGGAGTTGGCCAGCAGCAGCACAGACAGCTCAGGCACCAGCTCAGAGGGAGAGGATGACAGCACGCTGGAGCTCCTGGCACCCAAGTCCCGCAGCCCCAGTCCTGGCAAGTCCAAGCGACACCGCAGCCGCAGCCCGGGACTGGCCAGGTTCCCTGGTCTTGCCCTACGGCCCTCATCCCGTGAACGCCGTGGTGCCAGCCGTAGCCCCTCACCCCAGAGCCGCCGCCTGTCCCGGGTGGCTCCTGACAGGAGCAGTAATGGCAGCAGCCGGGGCAGTAGTGAAGAGGGGCCCTCTGGGTTGCCTGGCCCCTGGGCCTTCCCACCAGCTGTGCCTCGAAGCCTGGGCCTGTTGCCCGCCTTGCGCCTAGAGACTGTAGACCCTGGTGGTGGTGGCTCCTGGGGACCTGATCGGGAGGCCCTGGCCCCCAACAGCCTGTCTCCCAGTCCCCAGGTCCATCGGGGGCTGGAGGAAGGGGGCCTGGGGCCCTGA
- the INPP5J gene encoding phosphatidylinositol 4,5-bisphosphate 5-phosphatase A isoform X4, with the protein MEGRSSRGSRRPGTRAGLGSLPMPQGVAQTGAPSKVDSSFQLPAKKNAALGPSEPRITVVTWNVGTAMPPDDVTSLLHLGGGDDNDGADMIAIGLQEVNSMLNKRLKDALFTDQWSELFMDALGPFNFVLVTHPSRPGGPETLLNSWLQLYPGSLWGPLGLCGWVRDMGGWRSRPEGGREGGGVVFCPPAAWPPPQVSSVRMQGVILLLFAKYYHLPFLRDVQTDCTRTGLGGYWGNKGGVSVRLAAFGHMLCFLNCHLPAHMDKAEQRKDNFQTILSLQQFQGPGAQGILDHDLVFWFGDLNFRIESYDLHFVKFAIDSDQLHQLWEKDQLNMAKNTWPILKGFQEGPLNFAPTFKFDVGTNKYDTSAKKRKPAWTDRILWKVKAPSGGPSPSGRKSHRLQVTQHSYRSHMEYTVSDHKPVAAQFLLQFAFRDDMPLVRLEVADEWVRPEQAVVRYRMETVFARSSWDWIGLYRVGFRHCKDYVAYVWAKHEDVDGNTYQVTFSEESLPKGHGDFILGYYSHNHSILIGVTEPFQISLPSSELASSSTDSSGTSSEGEDDSTLELLAPKSRSPSPGKSKRHRSRSPGLARFPGLALRPSSRERRGASRSPSPQSRRLSRVAPDRSSNGSSRGSSEEGPSGLPGPWAFPPAVPRSLGLLPALRLETVDPGGGGSWGPDREALAPNSLSPSPQVHRGLEEGGLGP; encoded by the exons GTGGACTCAAGTTTTCAGCTCCCAGCAAAGAAGAACGCGGCCCTAGGACCCTCGGAACCAAG GATCACTGTGGTCACATGGAACGTGGGCACTGCCATGCCCCCAGACGATGTCACATCCCTCCTCCACCTGGGCGGTGGCGACGACAACGACGGCGCAGACATGATCGCCATAGG GTTGCAGGAAGTGAACTCCATGCTCAACAAGCGACTCAAGGACGCCCTCTTCACGGACCAGTGGAGTGAGCTGTTCATGGATGCGCTGGGGCCCTTCAACTTCGTGCTGGTAACGCACCCCTCACGCCCTGGAGGGCCAGAGACCCTGCTGAATTCCTGGCTCCAGCTGTACCCTGGCTCACTGTGGGGCCCGCTGGGCCTCTGTGGCTGGGTCCGTGACATGGGTGGGTGGAGGAGCAGACCTGAAGGTGGGCGCGAGGGCGGGGGAGTTGTGTTCTGTCCCCCAGCCGCGTGGCCTCCGCCGCAGGTGAGTTCGGTGAGGATGCAGGGTGTCATCCTGCTGCTGTTCGCCAAGTACTACCACCTGCCCTTCCTGCGAGACGTGCAGACCGACTGCACGCGCACTGGCCTGGGCGGCTACTGG GGTAACAAGGGTGGCGTGAGCGTGCGCCTGGCGGCCTTTGGGCACATGCTCTGCTTCCTGAACTGCCACTTGCCTGCGCATATGGACAAGGCGGAGCAGCGCAAGGACAACTTCCAGACCATCCTCAGCCTCCAGCAGTTCCAAGGGCCGGGCGCACAGGGCATCTTGGATCATGA CCTCGTGTTCTGGTTCGGGGACCTGAACTTCCGCATTGAGAGCTATGACCTGCACTTTGTCAAGTTTGCCATCGACAGTGACCAGCTCCATCAGCTCTGGGAGAAGGACCAG CTCAACATGGCCAAGAACACCTGGCCCATTCTGAAGGGCTTTCAGGAGGGGCCCCTCAACTTCGCTCCCACCTTCAAGTTTGATGTGGGTACCAACAAATACGATACCAG TGCCAAGAAACGGAAGCCAGCTTGGACAGACCGTATCCTATGGAAGGTGAAGGCTCCTAGTGGGGGTCCCAGCCCCTCAGGACGGAAGAGCCACCGACTCCAGGTGACGCAGCACAGCTACCGCAGCCACATGGAATACACAGTCAGCGACCACAAGCCTGTGGCTGCCCAGTTCCTCCTGCAG TTTGCCTTCAGGGACGACATGCCACTGGTGCGGCTGGAGGTGGCAGATGAGTGGGTGCGGCCCGAGCAGGCGGTGGTGAGGTACCGCATGGAAACAGTGTTCGCCCGCAGCTCCTGGGACTGGATCGGCTTGTACCGG GTGGGTTTCCGCCATTGCAAGGACTATGTGGCTTATGTCTGGGCCAAACATGAAGATGTGGACGGGAATACCTACCAG GTAACATTCAGTGAGGAATCACTGCCCAAGGGCCATGGAGACTTCATCCTGGGCTACTACAGCCACAACCACAGCATCCTCATCGGCGTCACTGAACCCTTCCAG ATCTCGCTGCCTTCCTCGGAGTTGGCCAGCAGCAGCACAGACAGCTCAGGCACCAGCTCAGAGGGAGAGGATGACAGCACGCTGGAGCTCCTGGCACCCAAGTCCCGCAGCCCCAGTCCTGGCAAGTCCAAGCGACACCGCAGCCGCAGCCCGGGACTGGCCAGGTTCCCTGGTCTTGCCCTACGGCCCTCATCCCGTGAACGCCGTGGTGCCAGCCGTAGCCCCTCACCCCAGAGCCGCCGCCTGTCCCGGGTGGCTCCTGACAGGAGCAGTAATGGCAGCAGCCGGGGCAGTAGTGAAGAGGGGCCCTCTGGGTTGCCTGGCCCCTGGGCCTTCCCACCAGCTGTGCCTCGAAGCCTGGGCCTGTTGCCCGCCTTGCGCCTAGAGACTGTAGACCCTGGTGGTGGTGGCTCCTGGGGACCTGATCGGGAGGCCCTGGCCCCCAACAGCCTGTCTCCCAGTCCCCAGGTCCATCGGGGGCTGGAGGAAGGGGGCCTGGGGCCCTGA